GTATCTTTATTCTACGGCTTCGTTAGGTTGGACAAATTTAAACCTTATCTGAGCCAGAACATGATGCTGGCGAGCTTGATGAAGCCCAAGAAGTTGGCGGCGATCTTGTCGTAGCGAGTTGCGATGCGCTTTTGATGCNCGTATTGTGNGCTTGCCCGCTCGGGTGGGCGATGGCGAGATCTTCCCGAGCGGTTCGGGCCGTATGNACACGGTTGCGATGGCGGCGGGGTGGAATAACCGGCTCGCCACCTTGGTCGAGGATGAGGTCATGGAGGCTGTCCGCGTCATAGGCGCGGTCGGCGAGGACTTGGCCCGCCTTCAATCCTCGGATCAGGTCGCAGGCAGGGGCCATGTCGTTTTGCTGGCCGGGGCCAAGCTCGAAGCGCACAGGCAGTCCGAGCGCATCGACTACGGCGTGGAGCTTTGTTCCGAATCCGCCTCGGGAGCGCCCGAGAGCCTGGGCCCCCTTTTTTGCCGCGCCCCGGCTGCTTGCGCGTTGGCTCGGATGACCGTCGCATCGATCATCAGCCATTCAAGGTCCGGATTGACCGAAACAGCCTCAAATATCCGGTCGAACACCCCTTGCTCGATCCAACGGTAATAGCGCCGCTTTACCGTGTCATACGGCCCGAACCGCTCGGGAAGATCTCGCCATCGCCCACCCGAGCGGGCAAGCCACAATACGGCATCAAAAAAGCGCCGACCGTCGCTACGAGGGCCACGCTTGCCCTTGCGCCCGCCGGGGACAAAGGGCTTCAGACGCTCCCACTGGTCGTCTCGCAGAATCTCGCCTTCCAAAGCTGACCTCCAAAATCAGCTTTGAATCACAATTCCGGATTCAGGGAAATCCTAAATTGTCACTACAGCCTAGAGCATCAAGCCATAAATCTGCGCCACCTCCGCTCTCGTCATGCCCGGACTTGTTCCGGGCATCCACGTGGCTCCGTCTAGGATAGTGCCGAACGCCCCCACGTGGATGGCCGGGTCGAGCCCGGCCATGACGCAGAGAGGTGGTTCTGATTTGAGGCGCGCCGCTCTAAGAAAACCACAAGACACGGATGTGCCTATCCATCCGCCCGAAGCGGCAATATGGAATTCCTACTGTCCCTGTTGATCCGTGACCGCGAAGCGGCATCGGCGTCCATCCGTGTCCATGAACGACCGGAGGACGCGCGACATGGATATCCGCCCCGGCAATCTCAGCAGCTGAACAGCACCGGGATGCTGGAATGGGCCAGGATGTGGCGGGTGCCGGCGCCAGCCTTGCCGGAAAACGACAGGCTGCGGCCGGGGTGGCCGCCGATGACCAGCAGGTCGGCGTCGATGTCGTAGGCGCGCGACAGCAGGGAATCCATGACCCCCAGGCCTTCGGTGTTGACCCGCTCGCCGGTGACCGGCAGGCCGTGGGTGCGCAGGTGGTCGATGATGTCCACCTGGGGCAGGGTCTTGTCCATGGGGGAGAAGCCGCGTACCGAGGCGACCAGCACCTGTTCGGCGCCTTCCACCAGGGGCAGGCAGTCGTGCAGGGCGCGGGCCGCCTGCTTGGCGGAACGCCAGCCGATCACCACGTGCTTGCCCACCGGGCGGTCCTTGTAATCGACGGGCACCACCAGGACGGGGCGACCGGAATTGAGGATGATCTGCTCGACCATGGTCTCGGGGACATGGTTGCCGTAGGCGGCGGGCTGGGAAACGATCACCAGATCCACATAATGGCTGCAGAACACCGTCTCGCTCAGCAGATCGGTTTCGGCGCCGTGGACGACCTGCCACCAGCGGGTCTGGAGACCGGCGGTGGCGGTCTCGAACGCCTTGCGGGCAGCCTCGGCCTGGGCCAGCAGGGTGTTGCTGGGCTGGCGGGCGACCATGGCGGTGGGGCTGATCTCCTTGCGGGCGAACAGGCCGGTCAGCCGGGCGCCGAAGCGCTTGGCCTGGGCCACCGCCAGGGTCAGAGTGCCGCTATCGACGCTGTCGCCGTCCAAATGGACGAGAATGTCCTTGATGTTCATAGCCCCCACCCTGTTTGTCCGGTCCGTTGATGTTGCCGGTCAGAGTAGTTCACCCTCAGCCGGGGCGCGCGTCAAGCGAAATGAGTAAATCGGTATTGGTTTGCGTCTTTACGGTGAGACCCATCCGCACCCCTCCAGGGCGGTCCGCATATGCTCGGGCACCGGGGCTTCGGCGCCGATAGGCGGCTTTCCGGGATCGAGCGGCAGGACGATGCTCCGCGAATGCAGCATCAGCCGGTCGCCGGCCAGGGTGCCGGTGCCGCGCCCATAGATGGCGTCGCCCACCAGGGGATGGCCGATGGCGGCGCAGTGGGCGCGAATCTGGTGGGTGCGGCCGGTCAGCGGCCGGCATTCCAGCCAGGACAGCCGCCCGTCACTGCCCAACAGCCGCCACTCGGTGACCGAGGCCAGCCCGGTGCGGTCCACCTCCATGCGCCAGCCGAACTTCTTTTCCCGCTTCTTCAGGGCGTAGTCGATGACGCCCTGCGCCTCGCGCGGCTTGCCCACCACCACCGCCCAATAGGTCTTGCCGGCGAGGCCCTTGGCGAACAGTTCGCCCAGCGCCGCCAGAGCCTTGCGGTCGCGACCCAGCACCAGACAGCCCGAGGTCTCGCGGTCCAGACGGTGGGCCAGTTCCGGCCGCCGGTTCAGGCCGAAGCGCAGGGCGTCGAGATAGAGCATCAGATGCTCGCCCCCCTTCGGCCCGGCATGCACGGCCAACCCGGCCGGCTTGTCGATAATCAGCACGGCCGGGTCGCGGTACAGAACACGGGAGACGAGATCGGGGCTCACTCGGCCGGCGCCCCTTCCGCCACCGCCCCGACCGTCGCCCGGCGCTCGGCGGCGACGAAGGTATAGATCACCGGCAACACGAACAGGGTGAACAGCGTGCCGATGGTCATGCCGGCGACGATCACCACGGCGATGGAGAAGCGCGACGCCGCTCCCGCCCCGTGGGCGAACAGCAGGGGGATCAGGCCGGCGACCATGGCCGCCGTGGTCATCAGGATGGGACGCAGGCGCAGGCCGGCCGCCACCATCACCGCCTGGGCGCGGCTGAGGCCCTCGGCTTCCTGGCGCTCGCGCGCCACCTCGCAGATCAGGATGCCGTGCTTGGTGATCAGGCCGATCAGGGTGACGAGGCCCACCTGAGTATAGATGTTCATGCTGGCCACGCCCAGCGCCAGCGGGATCAGGGCGCCGCAGATGGACAGCGGCACCGAGACCAGGATCACCAGCGGATCGCGGAAGCTTTCGAACTGGGCTGACAGCACCAGGAAGATGATCACCAGGGCGAAGACGAAGGTCATTGCCAGGGCGTTGCCCTCCTGCACGTACTGCCGCGACTGGCCGGCATAGTCCACCGTGGTGCCCTGGGGCAGCAGCTCGGTGGCGAGATTGCGCAGCAATTCCAGCGCCTGTCCCAGGGTCACCCCGGGCATGGGGAAGGCCTGGATGGTCACCGAGTTGAGCTGGTTGAACTGGTTGAGCGACACCGGGCGCACCGACGAGCCCAGGCTGACCAGCGACGACAGCGGCACCGCCGCCCCCGACGAGGCGCGCACGTGATAGCGGCCCAACTGGGCGGGGTCGAGGCGGAACTCGCGCGGCACCTGGGGAATCACCTGATAGGAGCGGCCCTGCAGATTAACCAGATTGACGTAATTGCCGCCGGTCATGGTGCCCAGCGCGTCGCCGATCTGCTGCATGGAGATGCCGTAGGCCGCCGCCTTGTCGCGGTCGATGACCACCTGGGTCTGCGGGCTTTCGATCTTCAGGTCGGCGTCGATGAAGGCGAACATGCCCGATCCCTGCGCCCGCTTCATCAACTCGCCCTGAATCTCGTTGAGCTGCGGGTAATCGGCGATGGAGGACAGCACGAACTGCACCGGCAGACCGTCGACGCCGGGCAGGGGCGGCGGCGGGAACACCGAGGCCTTGACCCCCGACACTTCGTTGAGGGCCTGCTGGATGGCGGCGGTCAGCGTCTTGGCCGAGCGCTTGCGGTCCTCCCAGGGCGTCAGCACCGCACCGCCGAAACCCTGGCTGATGGCGCCCATACCGTTGATCAGGAAGGTTTCGTTGGTCTCGGGGAACGCCTTCAGCTTGGCGGCGATCTGGTGCGAGAAAGCCTCCATGAAGTCGGTATTGGCCGAGGCCGGGCCGTTGAAGGCGGTGAACACCACGCCCTGGTCCTCTTCCGGCGCCAGCTCGGTGGGCACCGCCAGGAACAGGAAAGGCAGCGAGCCCAGGACGATCATGGCGAAGATCAGGGTGGTGGGACGGTCGGCCAGCGAGGCGCCCAGCCATGTCTCGTACTTGGCGCGCACCCGGTCGAAGGTACGGTCGATCAGGGCGGTCAGGCCCTTCTTGTCGTCCTCGTGCCGGAGAATCTTCGAGCACATCATGGGCGACAGCGTCAGGGCGATGACCCCCGAGACCACCACCGAACCGGCGAGCGTCAGGGCGAACTCCTTGAACAGCGATCCGGTCAGCCCGCCCATGAAGGCGATGGGGGCGTAGACGGCGGCGAGCGTGATGGTCATGGAGATGACCGGCCCGCTGATCTCGCGCGTGCCCACCAGGGCGGCGCGGAACGGCGGCAGCCCCTCCTCGATGTGGCGATGCACGTTCTCCACCACCACGATGGCGTCGTCGACCACCAGTCCGATGGCCAGCACCATGGCCAGCAGGGTCAGCAGATTGATGGAGAAGCCGAGGGAGAGCAGCAGCACCGCCACGCCGATCAGCGACAGCGGCACGGTGACCACCGGAATGACCACCGAACGCACCGATCCCATGAAGAAGAAGATCACCACCATGACGATGATCGCCGCCTCGGCGATGGTCTTGGCCACCTCGGTGACGGCGGCATCGATGAACAGGGTGGAATCATAGGCGATCTTGGCGGTCAGGCCGGGGGGCAACTGGGCCTGCAGGGCCGGCAGCGCCTCTTCGCGCACCTCGCGGATCACCGACAGCGGGTTGGCTTCCGGCGTGGTGTAGATGCCGACGAAGATGGCCCGCTCGTTGCCGGCGAACACGCTCATGTCGTCGTTTTCCGGCCCCAGTTCCACATTGGCCACGTCGCCCAGGCGCACCAGCCGCGAACCGTCGTGCTTGATCACCAGCTGGCGGAATTCCTCGACACTCTTCAGATCGGTGGAGGCCTGGGTGTTGACCACGTCATAGGCGCCCTTGGTGGACCCCGAGGCCGAGGTGAAGTTGTTGCTGGTCAGAGCGTTCTTCAGATCGTCGGGCCCCATATCGTGCTGGGCCAGCTTTTCCGGGTCCAGCCAGACGCGCATGGAGAACTTCTGGCCGCCGTAAAGCTCGGGGTTGGCGACGCCGGGCACGGCGGCCAGCTTGGGCTGCACCACCCGCATGACGTAATCGGTGATCTGCTGCTGGCTTAGGCGGTCGGACGAAAAGGCGAGATAGGCCGAGGCGAAGCTTTGCCCCGTCTCCTTCTTGATCACGGAATCGTTGATGCCCTTGGGCAACAGGCTCTTGACCTCGGCCACCTTGCTCATCACCCCGGTCATGGCGGTTTCCGGGTCGTCGTTGAGGCGGATGAAGGCCTTGATCTCGCTTAAGCCCTGGATGGAGCGCGATGTCAGGTAGTTGATGCCCTCGGACGTCGCCACCGCCTTCTGGATCGGCTGGGTGACGAAGCCCTGGATCATGTCGGCATCGGCGCCGGGAAAGGTGGTGGTGATGGTGATGACCGTGTTGGTCATCTCGGGATACTGGCGCACCGGCAGGCTCATCAGGGCCCGGAGGCCGATGAACAGGATCAGCAGGCTGACCACCGCGGCCAGTACCGGCCGCTTGATGAAGATGTCGAACATCACTGCACCGTCCCGTTGGACGCCGTCTTCAGCGGATCACTGGCCGCCACCTGGACCAGCGAGCCGTGTTCCAGCTTGACCTGGCCCGAGGTCACCACCACGTCGCCGGGCGCAACGCCCGACTTGACGACCACCATGCCGTCCTTGCGCTCGCCCAATTGGACCACCGCCCGTTCGGCCTTGGATACCGTCTTGCCGTCGGCGCCGGCCTCCTCCTTGACCACGAACACCGCGTCGCCGTGCAGGTTGTAGGCCACCGCCGAGGCGGGCACCGTCACCACCGGGGCACCGGAGGGGCGCTCGATCTCGATGCGGGCGAACATGCCGGGACGCAGACGGCCCTCGGCATTGGAGAAGCTGGCGCGCACCGAAACCATGCCGGTCTTGACGTCGACCAGCGGCTCGATGGCGGCCACGGCGCCCTCGAACACCACGCCGGGCCAGGCATCGGTGGTCATGGAGACCTTCTGGCCGACGCCCAGCAGGGCGAGGTCCTTCTGCGACACGGTGAAGTCGCACAGCATCAGCGACAGGTCCTGCATGTTGACCACCATCTGGCCCGGCTGGACGTACTGGCCCAGATCGACCTTGCGCACGCCGAGACGCCCGTCGAAGGGTGCCGTGATGGTCTTCTTGGCGATCTGGGCCTGCAGCCCGGCCACCTTGGCCTGCTTGACCTTCAGTTCCGCATCGGTCTTTTCCAGGGCCGCGACGCTGACCGTATCGGACCGCACCAGCTTGACGTTGCGGTCGTGGTTGGTCCTGGCCAGGGCCAGCTCGGCCTGGGCGCTGCGCAGGTCGCCCATCTCGACATCGGTGTCGAGTTGCACCAGCACGCTGCCCTTCCTCACCTCCTGGCCGGATTCGAAGGCGATGGACTTGACCAGCCCGGCCATGGAGCCGGAAATGTCGACGCCGTTGACCGCCTGCAGCGTTCCCACCGCCGGCACCACGGTGCGCCAGTCGGTCAGCACCGCCTTGGCGGTGGTCACCGCGATCACCGGCTTGGGCATGGTGGCGAAGAACTGCTTGATCATGTGATTGCGGAAGGCGACGAAACCGAACACCCCGCCGAACACGATGGCGCTGCCCGCCAGCATGATGATCATCCGTTTGGCTTTCATGGCGCAGGCTCCGTTACTTCAGAAGGTCGAGGGCGTGCCGCTTGAGGCGCTCGGCCCCCTCGGCATCGCTGAGGTTGATACCCATCAGGCGCTGGAAATAGACGCCGTCCATGGCGGTGCAGATCAGTCCGGCCCGCTCCAGGTCGGGGCTGTCGCTCTTGATGCGCTCCATCCAGCGGTCGTACATGGACTGGATGGGGGCGACCAGATCGGGATTGACGGTGACGGCGGCCAGCAAGGCGCCTCCCACCGGATCGAAGGCCGGACCGTTGGGGTCGAAGCAGGCGTGCACCAGGGTCCTGGCCCAGCGATAGGGGCCTTCCGGCTGATGCTCGTAATGTTCGCGGTTGAGCTGGTCGCACTGTTCGATCAGCCGCTGGACCATGCCGCGGATCAGGTCGTCCTTGCTCTTGAAGTGATAGAGCACGCCGCCCTTGCTGACGCCCGCCTCCTTGGCGGCCGCGTCCAGGGTCAGCCTGGTCACGCCCTGGTCACGAACGATGGTCATGGCGGAATCGATGATGCGCTCGCGCGTACTCATACCGTACCGGTCCCTTTTACTGTACCGGCTGGACGGTATAGGAAACTGAACCGACGAGTCTAGTCAGACGGACGCATAGGGGAAATGCGCTACGACTATTCCGTTTGGGAAGTGGGGAATTGGAGACGCCCCCTACCGCTTCTGCTTGGCCTTGGCGAAGGCGGCGGCGAAGGCTCCCCCCCCCTCGTCCGCCTTGGGAGCGGCCTGCCGCTGGGGCTGGGGCGCCGGGCGGCGATCATCGCGGCGGGGCGCGGGACCGTCGTCCTTGCGGGCCGGGACCGGCTGGGCGTCCATGCGCATGGACAGCGCGATGCGGTTCCGCTTCATGTCCACTTCCAGCACCTTGACCTTGACCAGATCGCCGGGCTTGACCACCTCGTGGGGGTCCTTGACGAAGCGGTCGGCCAGCACCGAGATGTGGACCAGGCCATCCTGGTGGACGCCGATATCCACGAAGGCGCCGAAATTGGTGACGTTGGTCACCACGCCTTCGAGGATCATGCCGGGGGTCAGGTCCTTCAGGGTCTCGACCCCCTCCTTGAAGGCGGCGGTCTTGAACTCGGGGCGCGGGTCGCGGCCGGGCTTTTCCAGTTCCTTCAGGATGTCCTTGACCGTCGGCTCGCCGAAGCGCTCGTCGGTGAACTCCTTGGGATCGAGGCTGCGGACGAAGGCGGAATCGCCGATCAGCGCCTTCACCGGGCGGCCGGTGGCCTTGACGATGCGCTCGACCACCGGATAGGCCTCGGGGTGCACGGCGGAGGCGTCCAGCGGATTGACGCCGCCCACCACCCGCAGGAAGCCCGCCGCCTGCTCGAAGGCCTTGGCGCCCAGGCGCTCCACCTGCTTCAGCGCATCGCGGGACGCGAAGGGGCCGAAGCGGTCGCGGAACTCCACCACATTGCGGGCCACGGTGGGGCTCAAGCCCGCGACACGGGACAGCAGCGGGGCGGAAGCGGTGTTGACCTCGACGCCCACGGCGTTCACGCAGTCTTCCACCACCGCGTCCAGCGAGCGGCCCAGCTTCACCTGGTCCACGTCGTGCTGGTACTGGCCGACGCCGATGGCCTTGGGGTCGATCTTGACCAATTCGGCCAGCGGGTCCTGCAGGCGGCGGGCAATGGAGACCGCGCCACGCAAGGATACGTCCAGATCGGGGAATTCCTTGGCGGCCAGTTCGGACGCCGAATAGACCGAGGCGCCGGCCTCGCTGACCACCAGCTTTTCCAGCCCCAGGTCCGGGTGGCACTTCATCAGGTCGATGACCAGCCGGTCGGTCTCACGCGATGCGGTGCCGTTGCCGATGGCCACCAGCTTGATGCCGTGCTTGCGGGCCAGATGGGCCAGGGCGGCAAGGGAACCCTGCCAGTCGTTCCTGGGCTGGTGGGGATAGATGGTGGCGCATTCCACCACCTTGCCGGTGGCGTCGGTCACCGCCACCTTGACGCCGGTGCGGATACCGGGGTCGAGACCGATGCAGTTCCTGGCTCCGGCCGGCGCCTGGAGCAGCAGGGCGCGCAGGTTGCGGGCGAAGACGCGGATGGCCTCTTCCTCCGCCGCCTCGCGCAGGCGGCTCATCAGCTCCAACTCCAAATGCAGATGAATCTTGATACGCCACGCCCAGCGCACCGTCTCGGACAGCCAGGAATCGGCGGGGCGCTTCAGGTCGCGGATGGAAAAACGCCGGGCGATGCGGGCCTCGAACTCGCCGGGGCCTTGGGAAACCGCGCCTTCCGGCCGCGCCGCCTCGTCGGGAGTCAGCAGTTTCAGGTTCAGAACGTTTTCGTTGCGCCCCCGGAACAGCGCCAGGGCGCGGTGGGACGGAATGGCCTTGATGGCCTCGCGGTAGTCGAAATAGTCGGAGAACTTGGCCCCGGCCTCGGTCTTGCCCTCGGCCACGGTGGAGATCAGCACGCCGCCGTCCCACAGGGCATCGCGCAGGTTGCCCAGCAGTTCAGCATCCTCGGCGAAGCGCTCCATCAGGATCTGCCGCGCCCCATCCAGGGCGGCCTTGACGTCGGCCACGCCCTTTTCCGCGTCCACATAGGGTTCGGCCGCCTGTTCCGGCACCTTGGCCGGATCGGCCAGCAAGGCGTCGGCCAGGGGCTCGAGGCCGGCCTCGCGGGCGATCTGGGCCTTGGTACGGCGCTTGGGCTTGTAGGGCAGGTAAAGGTCTTCCAGCCGCGCCTTGCTGTCGGCCTCGGCGATCTGGCCTGTCAGCTCCGGAGTCAGCTTGCCCTGCTCCTCGATGGAGCGAAGGATGGCGGCGCGGCGATCTTCCAGCTCGCGCAGGTAGCCCAGACGCTCCTCCAGATTGCGCAGCTGGGTATCGTCCAGTCCGCCGGTAGCCTCCTTGCGGTAGCGGGCGATGAACGGCACCGTGGCGCCTTCGTCCAGCATCTGTACCGTCGAGGCGACCTGGGAGGCCTGCACGCCCAGTTCGCGGGCGATGCGATTGGTGATGGCGGCCAGGGTAGCGACGGGAAGAGTGGAGGTCATGCTCGCTCGCGTTCAGTGACGACGGGAAGATGGGGTTTAGCCAAATTTCCGACCGCTGTCACGGCCGGAGATGGCGGGCAACCCCTACGTGACGCAAGCTACGTCGGCAGCGCATTTTAAGAGACTACGGTGACGGATCATGACGCCGGGATGACCATGTGTAAGAAGAAAAAACGAGTTGTTTCAGTCCTTTGACATAGACAGGAAGCACTACCATCTTTGAAAAGACAGCGATGTGGCGTCTTTGGTGGAGGCCCCCATGTTCCTTTGGAACATGTCCCTGGAAACCGGCATCGCCGAGGTGGACCTCGGCCGCAAGCGCATGCTTGGGGCCATGGCCGATTTCTTTCAGGGCATGGACGACCCCGGCCTCAACCAGCACACGCTGGCCGCCCATACCGGGGCGATCTTCAACGCCATGAAGGCGGCTTTCGCCACCGAGGACGCCTTCCTCAAAACCCATGACGGCGAAGCCAGCGAAAAGCACCAGATGACCCATGCCGCGCTGTCGGCAGCCTTCATCGATCTTTGCCGCAAGCTGATCCCCAAGATCAGGACCCACAAGCAGGCACAGCAATGCTGCCTGGAAATCTACCAGTTGGTGGACGACGCCCTGTTCCACCACGTCACCAAGGAAGTGGCGGGCTATCGCGAGCTGGGACGGACACCGGTCAAGAAGGTGGGATAGCCTCGACCTCGACACTCGCCGCGGCCACGATTGCGCACGCGGCCTGGGCCTCGATGTCGGCGTCGATCATGGCCTTGATCCTGGCCTCCAGCTCGGCTTCGAGCCGGAAAGCGGCTTGGGCGTCGCTATCGCGCTCGGCCGGCGATACGGCATCTCTCCGGGGTTGGGCAACGGCCTCCACCCCGAAGGTCTGGTCGCAAGACCGGGGAACCTCCAGACGGAAGTGGCCGGTCATCATCCGCGCCACCTCGTCCAACGACAGGTGCTGATGGAACTGACAGCCGGCAAACGCACCGCCCGCCCACATCACCGTCGCGGGCATGACGGAATGCTCGTCGGAGATGATGATATCGCAGGGGACGGGCAGCAGCGCCGCCATGGCGATTTCGGCCTCGTCGAACCGTAATTTGGCGCCGCCGCAGGAGGCGTCCACCAGGACGGCCCGGCTTTCCCGCCCGCCAAAGACACAGGTGCACTCGGCACCACCCCGCTGGCGGCGAAATTCGCGCCGATTGTCATGGATCACTTCGTCATCTGATGCCAAGGCTTTGCTCCGCACCGCCCCCCTGCATACAGACTATGTTATGAATTAAATATTGAATACCCTCCCAAAAGCTGTGCCCATCCCCCCTCCTGGAGGTGGGGGGTCAGGCGATGTCGGCGGGAAATTCCGTGGTGGCTTTCGCGGCCTTGGGACCGTCGATCAGGAGGCCGGCGCGGCGTCGGCCGGCTGAGCCAGGGGAGCCAGTTCCAGACGGAAATGGCCGGTCATCATCCGCACCACGTCGTCCAGCGACAGATGCTGATAGAAGCGGCAGCCGGCCAACCCGCCGCTGGCCCACATGACGGTGGCGCGCATCTTGGCGAACTGGTCGACGATGATCATGTCGCGCGGCAGTGGCGCTATGGCGGCCATGGCGGCCTCGGCTTGATCGAAGCGCAGCTTGAAGCCGCCGCGCGATGCGTCCAGCAGAGTGGCACGGCTTTCCATGCGATCGAGGACGAAGGTGCATTCAGCACCGGCACGCTGCCTGGGAAACGCGCGCTTGTTGTCGCTGGCTATGCCATTGTCCAGTGCCATGGCTGTCCTCCCACACCATATCTCATAGAGATATAATATGGCCCAAGGATTAAGAAGTTTCCATAGCCCGGAATGGAAAAGGCCCCCGCCCCTTCCTGAGAAGGAGGCGGAGGCCTCTTGCCTGAAGTCCTAGAACTTGACGACCAGCGATGTCTCGCCCAACAGCCAGGTCTTGTCCATGGGCAGACCGGCCGGGTTGGAGTTGGCATTGATGTTCTGCTTGTAGCCACTGCCGGCCTTGGCGGCACCGAAGGCGGCCGACAGGGCGACGTTGTCGCTGATGGCCCATTCGGCGGCGAAGTCGATTTCGCGGGCCAGATCGTCGGAGGTGACGTTGGCGAGCTGGCTCTTGGCGTCATACTTGTAGTTGAAGGCCAGGACGCTCAGCTTGAGGTCGTCGCGCGGATTCACGCTGAAGGTCAGCTGGTGAATGTTCACGTTGGAGTTGGAGATCACGTAATTGCCGACGATCTCGCCGATGAACCAGGTGCCGAAGCCACGGGTGATGGCGTTGTAGAAGAAGGGATCATAGGCCTCCTTCTTGTCGTCGTTGGGGTTCTTGTCGCCCGAGAAGTGGGCGTAGCGGTAAGACAGCTTGGGCGTCCACAGCACGTCGGACAGTTGGTAGCCCGGCTCGATGTAGTAGGCGTTGGCGTCCACCTTGGCGCTGTGGCTGTTGTTGTTTTCCTTCACCGCGTTGCCGTACAGGGAGAAGTCCGGCAGGAACGGCAGCGGATTGCCGCCGATGTGGAAGGAGAACACGGTCATGCCGTCGCGGGCCGACGACAGGGTGTTGGTGACCGTCGAGTTGGCGATGCCGTTGTTGAAGCCGTAGACACCACGGCTGTCGGCCGACGCCACCCGGAAGACGGTCATGCCGCCGTACCACTTGCGGTCGGCGTAGTTGGAAGCGCCGTCCGGAGCCGGCTTGCCCTCGACCTGATCGGCATTGCCGAACAGTTCGATATTGCCGCCGACGACCGAGGTCTGGGCATTCTCGTACAGGCCGGGCAGCATGACCGAGTTGGAGGCGTTGTTCTTCAGGTAGAACACGTCGCCGCGCACGTTGCCCGACGACACCTTGGCGACACCGGTCTGGGCGAAGGCGGTCCGGGACTGGGTCCAGAACATGCCGCGCTTGCCGATGTTGTTGGTGCCGTTGCTGATCAGGAAGCCGTCGGCGACGCGGAAGCTCTGGCGACCGCCCGACAGGTCCAGGCCGTTCTCGTCCAGGCCCAGGCCG
Above is a genomic segment from Magnetospirillum sp. 15-1 containing:
- a CDS encoding efflux RND transporter permease subunit; translated protein: MFDIFIKRPVLAAVVSLLILFIGLRALMSLPVRQYPEMTNTVITITTTFPGADADMIQGFVTQPIQKAVATSEGINYLTSRSIQGLSEIKAFIRLNDDPETAMTGVMSKVAEVKSLLPKGINDSVIKKETGQSFASAYLAFSSDRLSQQQITDYVMRVVQPKLAAVPGVANPELYGGQKFSMRVWLDPEKLAQHDMGPDDLKNALTSNNFTSASGSTKGAYDVVNTQASTDLKSVEEFRQLVIKHDGSRLVRLGDVANVELGPENDDMSVFAGNERAIFVGIYTTPEANPLSVIREVREEALPALQAQLPPGLTAKIAYDSTLFIDAAVTEVAKTIAEAAIIVMVVIFFFMGSVRSVVIPVVTVPLSLIGVAVLLLSLGFSINLLTLLAMVLAIGLVVDDAIVVVENVHRHIEEGLPPFRAALVGTREISGPVISMTITLAAVYAPIAFMGGLTGSLFKEFALTLAGSVVVSGVIALTLSPMMCSKILRHEDDKKGLTALIDRTFDRVRAKYETWLGASLADRPTTLIFAMIVLGSLPFLFLAVPTELAPEEDQGVVFTAFNGPASANTDFMEAFSHQIAAKLKAFPETNETFLINGMGAISQGFGGAVLTPWEDRKRSAKTLTAAIQQALNEVSGVKASVFPPPPLPGVDGLPVQFVLSSIADYPQLNEIQGELMKRAQGSGMFAFIDADLKIESPQTQVVIDRDKAAAYGISMQQIGDALGTMTGGNYVNLVNLQGRSYQVIPQVPREFRLDPAQLGRYHVRASSGAAVPLSSLVSLGSSVRPVSLNQFNQLNSVTIQAFPMPGVTLGQALELLRNLATELLPQGTTVDYAGQSRQYVQEGNALAMTFVFALVIIFLVLSAQFESFRDPLVILVSVPLSICGALIPLALGVASMNIYTQVGLVTLIGLITKHGILICEVARERQEAEGLSRAQAVMVAAGLRLRPILMTTAAMVAGLIPLLFAHGAGAASRFSIAVVIVAGMTIGTLFTLFVLPVIYTFVAAERRATVGAVAEGAPAE
- a CDS encoding efflux RND transporter periplasmic adaptor subunit; this translates as MKAKRMIIMLAGSAIVFGGVFGFVAFRNHMIKQFFATMPKPVIAVTTAKAVLTDWRTVVPAVGTLQAVNGVDISGSMAGLVKSIAFESGQEVRKGSVLVQLDTDVEMGDLRSAQAELALARTNHDRNVKLVRSDTVSVAALEKTDAELKVKQAKVAGLQAQIAKKTITAPFDGRLGVRKVDLGQYVQPGQMVVNMQDLSLMLCDFTVSQKDLALLGVGQKVSMTTDAWPGVVFEGAVAAIEPLVDVKTGMVSVRASFSNAEGRLRPGMFARIEIERPSGAPVVTVPASAVAYNLHGDAVFVVKEEAGADGKTVSKAERAVVQLGERKDGMVVVKSGVAPGDVVVTSGQVKLEHGSLVQVAASDPLKTASNGTVQ
- a CDS encoding TetR/AcrR family transcriptional regulator produces the protein MSTRERIIDSAMTIVRDQGVTRLTLDAAAKEAGVSKGGVLYHFKSKDDLIRGMVQRLIEQCDQLNREHYEHQPEGPYRWARTLVHACFDPNGPAFDPVGGALLAAVTVNPDLVAPIQSMYDRWMERIKSDSPDLERAGLICTAMDGVYFQRLMGINLSDAEGAERLKRHALDLLK
- a CDS encoding universal stress protein; translated protein: MNIKDILVHLDGDSVDSGTLTLAVAQAKRFGARLTGLFARKEISPTAMVARQPSNTLLAQAEAARKAFETATAGLQTRWWQVVHGAETDLLSETVFCSHYVDLVIVSQPAAYGNHVPETMVEQIILNSGRPVLVVPVDYKDRPVGKHVVIGWRSAKQAARALHDCLPLVEGAEQVLVASVRGFSPMDKTLPQVDIIDHLRTHGLPVTGERVNTEGLGVMDSLLSRAYDIDADLLVIGGHPGRSLSFSGKAGAGTRHILAHSSIPVLFSC
- a CDS encoding RNA pseudouridine synthase, which gives rise to MSPDLVSRVLYRDPAVLIIDKPAGLAVHAGPKGGEHLMLYLDALRFGLNRRPELAHRLDRETSGCLVLGRDRKALAALGELFAKGLAGKTYWAVVVGKPREAQGVIDYALKKREKKFGWRMEVDRTGLASVTEWRLLGSDGRLSWLECRPLTGRTHQIRAHCAAIGHPLVGDAIYGRGTGTLAGDRLMLHSRSIVLPLDPGKPPIGAEAPVPEHMRTALEGCGWVSP